In Zingiber officinale cultivar Zhangliang chromosome 6A, Zo_v1.1, whole genome shotgun sequence, a single genomic region encodes these proteins:
- the LOC121993999 gene encoding alpha-humulene synthase-like, translating to MEKQSTTPVTSNEDIVIRKISKYHPSIWGDYFIHRTTTALTEVSVRAEELKEQIKNLFRETSDILQIMNLIDAIQLLGLDYHFEKEIDAALSLISKHDAKNYELYETSLWFRLLRQHGFYVPPDVFNKFKDEEGNFMSTLNEDVKGLLSLYNAAYLRIHGEYILDEAILFTKNRLASLLDELKQPLVILVSLFLETPLCRRNKRLLARKYISIYQEEERRNEAVLEFAKLDFNMLQSIHQEELKKISRWWNDLALAKSLNFARDRIVECYYWIHNVHFESHYSRARLICTKVISLVSLMDDIYDNYSTLQESQLLTEAIQRWEPQAIDEVPEYLKDFYLKLLRTFKEFENELESDEKYRVSFLQDEIKALSRSYFIEAKWGIEKYVPTLEEHLSNSLVTTGYRLLICASYVGMDQVASKEVFEWVASFPKIIKASSMICRLMDDVTSHELEQQREHAASTVECYMKEFATDEKEAYKNLMEMVEDAWKDHNKECLNPTQVPRLLIEKIVNFSRVIEEFYKYTDTYTDSKTTMKDNVNMLLVESVLI from the exons ATGGAGAAGCAATCAACCACCCCGGTTACTAGCAATGAAGATATAGTAATTcgtaaaatatcaaaatatcatcCGAGTATTTGGGGCGATTATTTCATCCACCGCACTACTACTGCTCTCACAGAG GTGTCGGTTAGAGCGGAAGAGCTAAAGGAGCAAATAAAGAACTTGTTTCGAGAAACCAGTGACATATTGCAAATTATGAATTTGATTGATGCAATTCAGTTGCTCGGATTGGATTATCACTTTGAGAAAGAAATAGATGCGGCGCTGAGTTTAATTTCTAAGCATGATGCTAAGAACTATGAACTTTATGAAACTTCTCTATGGTTTCGATTACTTAGGCAACATGGTTTCTATGTGCCTCCAG ATGTTTTTAACAAGTTCAAGGATGAGGAAGGAAACTTCATGTCAACCTTGAATGAAGATGTGAAGGGATTATTAAGCTTATACAATGCAGCTTACCTTAGGATTCACGGGGAATATATACTTGATGAAGCCATATTGTTTACAAAGAATAGACTTGCATCATTGTTGGACGAACTTAAACAACCTTTAGTGATATTGGTGTCTCTTTTCCTTGAAACACCACTATGTCGGAGAAATAAACGACTCTTGGCAAGAAAATATATCTCTATTTATCAAGAGGAGGAAAGGCGAAATGAAGCAGTATTAGAGTTTGCAAAGTTGGATTTTAATATGCTACAATCTATTCACCAAGAGGAACTAAAGAAAATTTCAAG ATGGTGGAATGATCTAGCTCTTGCTAAATCACTAAACTTTGCCCGTGATCGAATTGTGGAATGTTATTATTGGATACATAATGTGCACTTTGAGTCTCACTATTCTCGTGCAAGATTAATTTGTACCAAGGTTATTTCATTGGTGTCACTTATGGATGACATATATGATAATTATAGCACATTACAAGAAAGTCAACTATTAACGGAGGCAATTCAAAG GTGGGAACCTCAAGCCATTGATGAAGTACCAGAATACTTAAAGGATTTCTATCTCAAGTTACTAAGGACTTTCAAGGAATTTGAAAATGAACTAGAAAGTGATGAGAAATACCGCGTATCATTTCTTCAAGATGAG ATAAAAGCTTTATCAAGGTCTTACTTCATAGAAGCCAAATGGGGCATTGAAAAATATGTGCCCACACTAGAGGAACATCTAAGTAACTCACTAGTCACCACTGGATATCGTTTGCTTATATGTGCCTCTTATGTAGGCATGGATCAGGTGGCATCAAAGGAGGTATTTGAGTGGGTTGCCAGCTTCCCCAAAATCATCAAAGCCAGCTCTATGATTTGTAGACTCATGGATGATGTAACTTCACATGAG CTTGAGCAACAAAGAGAACATGCAGCTTCAACTGTAGAATGTTATATGAAAGAGTTTGCCACAGATGAAAAAGAGGCTTACAAGAATCTTATGGAGATGGTGGAGGATGCATGGAAGGATCACAACAAAGAATGCCTCAATCCAACACAAGTACCTCGACTTTTAATTGAAAAAATAGTAAACTTTTCAAGAGTAATAGAAGAATTTTACAAGTACACTGACACATACACCGATTCCAAAACTACAATGAAAGATAATGTCAATATGTTGTTGGTTGAATCTGTTCTTATTTAA